In the genome of Peptococcaceae bacterium 1198_IL3148, the window AATGGTGGACAACGGTTATTTGAAATTGAACACCGAGGTTTATGGTGGCCCGATATTAAATACATGGCTAGATCGGCCGCTGGCGTTGGCTGGTCGGGTTAGCCTGCGTAGTAAAAATCCGTTAAGGCCGGCACATAAATTGGTCAATATCAATAAGCCGGTGGCCATTATTCCTAATTTATCTATTCATATCAACCCTAAAGTCAATGAAGGTTGGCATCTGAATAAACAAAAGGATACCTTGCCGATGCTGCAAGTGGTTACTGCAGGGTTCGAGCGCAACCATTACTTGCTTAATCTACTTTCAAACCAATTAAAGGTAAAACCCAATGACATTTTGGACTTCGATTTATTTTTATATGAATATGAACGGGGTAGCGTTATTGGCTTAGAACAAGAGTTTATATCGGCCTCTAGAATAGATGATTTGAGTATGGTACACGCAGGTCTCAAAGCTTTGTGTAGTACCACCCCAACCAGCGGTATTAATGTATTGGCTTGTTTTGATAACGAGGAGGTGGGCAGCACCACCAAACAAGGGGCAGATTCACCAATGTTGGCCCACCTGTTGGAACGAATAATTTTATGCTTAAACAAAAACAAAATTGTACTGTCCAATAAAAGTAGAGAGGATTATTTTCGAGCATTGGCCAACTCCTTTTTAATTTCGGCGGACATGGCCCATGCTGTTCACCCCAACAGCCCCGAACGGCATGACCCTACCAACAAACCGCTGATTAACCAAGGGCCAGTCATTAAAGTTAATGCCAATCAGAAGTACACCAGTGACAGCGATTCGGTGGCGGTCTTTGAAAGACTGTGTACTGATAATAACATTCCAGTACAAAAATTTGTTAACCGTTCCGATGTCCGGGGAGGTTCCACCATTGGGCCCATCAGCGCCTCCCAAGTCAACATTCGTGCGGTGGATATCGGCAACCCAATGCTGGCGATGCACTCCATCAGGGAACTGGCGGGCGTCAAGGATCACAGCTATATAATTAGTGCCTTTGAAGCCTTCTATAAACTATAAGTCAGAGAATAATTGCTTTTTGATGGGCGAAAGATAACATAATAAAGGAGGGGAAACTGATGATTGCTGGTGGAAGAAAAAATGAGTAAAGTAATTAACCTAAATCAGCCGGTAAAAGAAATTTGTGACGCCTACCCAGAGGCCAAAGAAATACTAAAGGGGTTGGGGTTTGTGCAAATTACCAACCCGATGATGTTAAAGACGATGGGTAAAGTGATGACGTTAACTAAAGGTTCGGCGATGATGGGTGTAGATATTGACAAAATTAAAAAGGCCTTTGAAGATAAGGGTTATGAGGTGAAAGATTAAATTATAAACCAGCATCCAATGTAGCTAATATTTTGGATGGTGGTTTTATTTTGTTTATTATATTATAATATGTCCAATTGTAAGGACCAGTTTAAAGAGTGCTGTGATACCACAAATTCAGAAAGGCGGGTAGGATATGCAAGCTTTAGTGGTAATTGATATGTTAAAGGATTTTATCGATCAAGATGGTGCGCTGTGTACCGGACCAGCGGGCGAAAATATTGTTGGCTTTATTCAAGATAAAATACAAGAGTTTAGGAAACAGGGGCATCCCATTATATTTATTTGCGACCACCATCAACCAGACGATAAAGAGTTTGACATGTTTCCTCCCCACTGTATTGCCGATACCGAAGGGGGCAACATAATTGCTCAGTTGGCAGTTGAAAAGGGCGATAAGATTATCCAGAAAAGACGTTATAGTGCCTTTTTTGGCACCGAACTGGATCTGTACCTCCGGGAAAAGGGAGTGCAGGAAATTTTCCTGGTGGGAGTATGCACCAATATTTGTGTGTTATATACCGCGGCCGATGCTAGAAATCTAGCCTATAAAGTGAATATCTACCGCGACGGCGTGGCCTCCTTTGATGCAGCGGCCCATCAATTTGCCCTTAAGGAAGCAGAAAAAACATTGGGTTGTCATATATTATAGGTAAATAATAAATCTAAAAGACCAGTATCAAAAAATAACCGATGCTGGTCTTTTAGATTTAAAAAATTTTAAAAGACCTGTCATGTTTTAACCTTCGCCGGTGTCTATATTATGAAACGGTGAGGGGGGGTTAATATTAGCGCTAATACACCGGCTTTAACCATCGAAGCCGTTCCGATTTGTGGTGAAAAAATGGAAAGTTCCTTTCAACAAATTTATCAACAACTTTATGCCAAACTGGTGCGGCAAGCTGTTTTTATGTTGGGTGAACGGGCTGCCGCTGAGGATGTGGTGCAAGAAGCATTTTTACGCTTGCATAATATAGGCATAACGGCGGTAAATAATCCATCGGCTTGGCTGGGTAGAGTGACCAACAATTTATGTTACAACTACATGCGGGGTGAAGGCAATCGGCGCCGCCGGGAAGAAAAGGTGAGTAGCTTACCTAATTATTGCGATAACAACTTGGTAGCACCATCGGCCGAAGACACTGTGCTGGATAAGGTTGAGTTGCAATTAATTCGTCAGGCATTGCAACAACTTCAACCCCGGGACCGCATGGTGCTGTTGATGAAATTTTCTGGTTACAAATACCATGATATTGCTGCCGCTGTGGATATAAATAAAACTTCGGTGGGCACAGTTTTAGCCAGGGCGAGGGAACGTTTTAAACAGGAATATCAACGTATCACTAATAATTAGGGGGTGGCTGGATGCAGTGTCCAGATAGAGGTACTTGGCAGGCATATATAGATGATGAAGTATCGTCAACAGAAAAAGTTACATTGGAGCAGCATGCTGAAGGTTGTCCCAAATGCCAACAAATATTGACGGAAATTTCCGATCTGGCCATGTGGTCTGAGGATAAGTTGGCCCAGTATCAAGGGTTAATTTTAGATGATGACAATACTAAAGAAAATCAAACACAGATAACTAAAGGGAGAGATTTTTGGATGACCAAAGGTATTAAAAAATGGGTTGCGGTGGCAGCTTCGGTGGCAGTACTGGCAGGATCACTAACCTTGACGCCGGTACAAGATGCAGTGGCAGATTTATTATCAATTTTTAGAGTGCAAAAGATTGAAACGGTAAAAATAAACCCAGCGGAGTTAAACCAAATGGCTAGGGACATAGAGGCTAAAGTGGGTCAGGTGGACTTGCAGCAATTTGGTGAAGTACAGTTTTTAAACACCAATGAATTACAAACATTAACATTGGCAGAAGCCAAGAACACCGTGAATTTCGACCTAAAAGAACCGAAATTTATACCAAATAACTTTACCCTGGATGAACAGGTTAATGTAATGCGGGAAAACACAGCGGAATTTAAGCTGAATGTCGAACCGGTTAACGCCATGTTAAAAAGCCTAGGCGCTAAAACACTGTTGCCTGATACTTTATCAGGCCAGGCATTTACCATCAAAACCCCCGATGGTGTGCAAATGAATTACCAAAATAAGGATAACAAGTTTTTTAGCTTTTATCAGTCTAATAGCCCCGAGGTTAGAGTTCCCGATGGGGTAAACCCCAATGAGTTGCGGGCGGCACTGTTGGATCTGCCAATACTGCCGGAAGATTTGCGTACCCAGTTGGCGGCCATTGAGGATTGGCAACACACCATGGTTATACCAGAAGCTGAAGCTTCCGAAGTGGTGACCATTGATGGTCATCAAGGAATATTTACCAGTAGTCCCCACGGCGGCTTTAGTAATTTGATGTGGGTAGATAACGGTGTTATTTATCAAATCAGTGGTGAGTTGGATCGGGATAGCATGATCAAAGTTGCTCAGTCAATTTACTAAATATTGGAGAGATGATGTTGCTAGCAATTGAGACAAAAGGACTGACTAAGACCTATCAAGGCCATGGGGGCTGTCGGGATATTTCCCTGGCAGTCCCTAGGGGCTCTGTTTTTGGCTTGCTGGGACCAAATGGTGCCGGCAAAAGCACGTTGGTGAAAATGTTGGTGGGACTACTGCATCCCACCTCGGGTGAAGGAAAAATTTTAAATCAACCGCTAAATGATCTGTCAATGCGCCAAAGAATTGGTTTTTTGCCTGAGAATTTTAGTTATCACGACTGGCTCACCGGGGAGGACTTGTTACGTTTTCATGGTTCTTTGTACGGCCTGTCTAAAGATCAACTGAATCGCAGAGTACCTCAAGTGTTACAGATGGTGGGGCTAACCGGCCATGGTAATAAGCGGGTGGGCAGTTACAGTAAAGGTATGCAACAGCGGGTGGGTTTGGGTTGTGCCTTGGTTAACAACCCGGAGATAATTTTTTTGGATGAACCCACATCGGCGTTGGACCCCATTGGTAGAAAAGCGGTGCGCGACTTGATGGAAACTTTAAAACAACAGGGAAAAACTGTGTTTATTAACAGCCACCTGTTAAGTGAATTGGAAACGGTATGCGACCAAATAGCCATTATTAAAGCGGGTAGATTGATCTTTCAAGGTGATTGGCGAGAAATGTTATCCCAAGGATGTCGGGCAAAAATAATTGTTGGCAATCAAGCGCCCCTAAATCAGTTGTTGGAAAGCCTAAAATCAGAGGTGACGCTAATATCCCAAGATCAAATTACCGCCGATAAACAACAAATAATTTTGTCTTTAACTTCCGAGCAGGTTATCCCCCGGGTAGTCAGTAGTTTGGCTAAGAATGGCTGGCAAATTTATGAAGTGACGCCGATGATGGATTCTTTAGAGAAAATCTTTTTACAGTATGTCAACAACACCGATGGCTCAGCAGAAGGAAGGTAGTGCCGTGCTTAACATTGCTAGATTAACCTTTATGGAAGCGGGAAAAAAGAAAATCTTTTTTGTCACCATTATTTTGACACTGGCCTTTCTGTTGCTATATGGTTTAGGTCTGCATTTTACTGATAAAGAAATGGCAGAGATAAACGCTGTCCTTGGGGCACAGTTGGCTGTACAGCAAATTGTTGGCAATCAATTATTGGGTTTGGGATTATATTTATCTTCATTTATGCTGTCGTTGTTGGCGTTGATGGTCAGTGTCGGTTCCATTGCGTCAGAGGTGGAAAGTGGTTTGCTACATGCCATTGTATCTAAACCCATTAGGCGACGGGACATTGTGCTGGGCAAGTTTTTAGGCTATGGGCTAATGCTGACAGCCTATTCTTTGGTGTTGTTTATCATGTTGTTGTTATTAAATTGGATCTTTAATGACATCGCGCTCACCCTTTTAACACCGGCTAATTTTTTTTATGGCGTTTTTATCTTTGTTTTACAGCCGCTAGTATTATTGGGTTTGGCCTTAGTGTTTTCCACCAGCTTTAGAACTATGGCAGCGGGTATCATCACCTTTGCATTCTATGGTCTAAGCATTGTTGGCGGCTTTATGGAACAAATTGGCGCTCTGATTAACAAAACAGCGTTAATTAACACCGGCATTGTAACCAGCTTAGTTATGCCCAGTGACGCCTTGTTTAGAAAACTAATAAGTGTGTTAACCAACAGTGAAGCTAATCCCTTATCATCTTTAACTGGGCCAATGGGGGTAGGAATACCACCCAGCAATGCCATGATTGTCTATGCTTGTTTGTATTTAGTGGCCTGTGTGGGATTGGCTGTTTCTAAATTTGCCAAGAAAGATCTATAGACCCTTAACTAAACTTCAAAAATGAGATTGCTTAACAATAAAAATACATCTTGATTATATATTTAGATTGTGTTAAACTCTGGAATAACTTAAAAAATAAATACAGACAAAGCGAAGATTGAGAAGAGTAGCTATAAATTGAAAACTCCAGAGAGTCGCTGGCTGGTGGGAATGCGGCAGGGATATTTATGGTGAATGGGCTCATGAGTGCGGTCCGAAAATATTTAGTAGGCATCGCCGGAAATCCTATCCGTTATCAATTGGACGTGTATGATAGTACATGGTTTAAGGTGGGCATAGTAATATGCCAATTTGGGTGGTACCGCAGGAGATTACCTCTTGTCCCTTACATGGGATGAGAGGTTTTTTGTTTTAGCAGGCCGTGAAACTACTCTAATATCATACACAAATAATCACAAAAATAAAATTTAAGGGGGAGTATGGTTATGATTAACAATGGTGGTTATTTTGGTGAATTTGGTGGCAGATTTGTACCTGATCAGTTAGTGGCACCGCTGGCAGAGTTGGAAGAACATTTTTACAAGTACATTCAAAATCAAGAGTTTCTGAACGAACTGAATTATTATTTCAAACAATATGTAGGGCGGTGCAGCCCACTCTATTTAGCAGCAAGGTTAACCGAACAGGTGGGTGGAGGTAAAATTTACCTAAAGAGAGAAGATTTAAACCACACCGGTGCTCACAAAATTAACAACGCCCTCGGTCAGATACTGCTGGCCAAAAAGATGGGTAAAAAAAGAATTATTGCGGAAACAGGCGCGGGACAACATGGAGTGGCAACGGCCACCGCATGTGCCCTTTTTGGCCTGGAGTGTGTTATTTACATGGGTGAAGTTGATATTAAGAGACAGGAATTGAATGTATTCCGCATGGAACTATTGGGAGCCCAGGTACAGCCAGTTACTTCAGGTACTGGTACATTAAAAGATGCGGTGGATGAGGCGCTAAATGACTATATGTTAAATTACAAAGATACTTTTTATTTGTTGGGTTCCGCCGTTGGCCCCCATCCTTATCCCACCATGGTGCGTGAATTTCAAAGTGTTATCGGTCGGGAGGCCCGAGAGCAGATTCTAGAAATGGAGGGTAGACTACCCGATTACCTGATAGCCTGTGTTGGTGGGGGAAGCAATGCCATCGGCCTGTTCCATCCATTTTACCAGGACAGTTCGGTAAAGATGATTGGCGTTGAGCCGGCAGGTAAAGGGTTAGACACCGACGACCATGCGGCCAGTATTAATAAGGGTACGGTGGGGATTATTCACGGATTTAAGTGTTATACGTTACAGGATGAAAATAATGAACCATTACCAGTATATTCTGTTGCGGCAGGACTCGATTACCCTGGGGTTGGCCCCGAACACAGTTATTACAGCGCAAGCGGCAGAGCTAAATATGAAGCCATTACTGACCAAGAAGCGCTGGCAGCTTTTATGCAACTATCCAAAACCGAAGGCATTATTCCTGCCATTGAAAGTGCCCATGCGGTGGCCTACGCTATCAAACTGGCAAAAGCATTAACTCCGGACCAGATTATTATTGTAAACTTATCGGGACGCGGGGACAAGGATGTCAACCAAGTGAAGGATATGATCCACAGGGGAGAATTTGTTTAAGTGGTACAAAGCTTATAGACAACAGCTTTGCATTATCCCTCTCACAAAGTGCCAGAAGGTAGGGGTCACCTTTTGGTACTTTCCCTTTTCTTTTAGTACTTTGTTGCCTTATATCCAACAACAATGTTGGATAAACTGTAAGAAAAGAGGGAGGGTATGCGTAAATATGGAACTGACAATGCACATGCAGTCCGAAGTGGATGAATTTGATATCCGGAGGTTACAAGAAAGGATAGAAGAAATCGGCTATACAGATGAACTTACCATTACTATGGAGGCAGCAGATGCCCATGAAGCCGTTGCCATTATTGAGTTGTTGGAAGAGAATGGTTTTTCCCACGAAGTAAAAGGTAGCCACGATGGTAATACCTTTAGCATTATTGCCCGCAGAATGCTACATTGAGATAATACATACAAAATACCCCCCGCCCTGGCAGGGGGTATTATTTTCTTTAACCCTTAAGTATTTTGGTTACGCAGTCCTTAACTTTGTTGCCGTCGGCCTTGCCCTTAACCAAAGGCATAATTTCTTTCATTAACTTGCCCATGTCCTTGGGTTCGCTGCATCCCAACTGCTGACACTTTTCCTTAACTAATTGTTCCAGTTCATCGTCGGACATTTGAGCAGGCAGGTATTTTTCCAAAATTTCTATTTCCCTTTGGTATTGATCGATTAAATCCTGCCGGTCACCAAAGGTGGGGATGGCATCGCGACGCTGTTTTACTTCTTTGACCAGTACATCAATTTCCTCGGCTTCGGTTAACGGCTGACCCAATTCCTTGGCCTTAAGTTGCATATTATTAATGGCCATTCGCACCACGGTGGTGGTGAATTTATCTTTGCTTTTCATAGATTCTATCATTTTGGCCTTCAATTGTTCTAGAATCAAAGCAATCATCTCCTAACATTTCAAGATGTTTTCATTATATAGAAAAAGTGGCAAATATTCAAATTAAGGGTTAAGGTCTTGTTTTATCAGGTTAAATATATTATAATTGTATTAATTAGACAGTAAATGATTTGTTTAAGATTTAGTATAAGTGTACTTATAATGTGTACATAGTTACTATATTAAATAAAAAGGAGAATAAAGATTAGTGAAAAATATTCATCACGGTGGGATTGTTGTTTATGCTGTTGTGGCAGCGACGTTGGCGTTGGTTACGCTGTTGGTGACTCCCAAACCGGTGGAAACCGCACAGTTGATGTCAGTGTTAACTTTCTTCGGTTAAATATTAGATAGAACAAAAGGCACTCTGTTAGGTGACAGAGTGCCTGCGTATTTTAAAAATAATTTAATCACAGTCCAACGATCCAGATAATATTGCGCTGCCCGTTTGCTTAGTGATGGTATTGACCGGACGCACCTCGATGACAGTGTCGGGGGTTAATGATGCGCTAATTTCAGCAAAAGTGCCGGCCCAGGTGGTTAATGGTTCCATAGAAGGATACAATATCCACCGCCAAGCAATATTACTGGGAATGGATGTAAGAGCTTCATAGCCATTGAAAGCACCATAGACAGAAGGTTTAGGCAGTCCATGGGCCACAATGCTGATGGCGGTACGACCGGGCCTAATGTCAGCTAATGTTCTGATCATAGCGCTGCCTAGGGCATCTGTGGAAACACGTTTTTCTTTGGGTTTTAGCAGGGTACAACTAGGTAATTTCACTGGTTCGGGTTTCGGTGGTAATTCGGGAATACATAATACGTCACCCGGGAAAATGACACTTGGGTCTTGAATATGCTTATTGGCGTCGATTAAGTCTTGGGGGACGACATCATAATGCTCAGCAATCAACCACATGGTATCTCCGGCTTTAACGGTGTAGCGATTGGCAAAACCACTGGGACATGAAGAAGGGACACGGGGAGATTTTTGACGGAACAACATTTTCATAACGACCTCCTTAAAAGCTGCACTTATTGGTGCAATGAAGACATTGTTCTTATATGTTATGTGATTAATTGCTTACTGGTTACGATCTACTGGTTTGTAAATTGCTTGAAAAGTTTCTGTTGAGTTTATCTTTTTCGGCCATCGGACACCATGTTTTCTTGTCCCGCAAATATCACCACATATTTTCCAAACTGCGATATTGCAATGCTTCTGCCATGTGAGAGGCTTCGATGCTGTCGCTGCCGGCTAAATCAGCAATGGTGCGGGCCACTTTTAACAATTTATCGTGGCTGCGGGCAGATAGATTTAGTTGTTTAAAGGCTGTTTTTAGCAGAGCCTTAGCTTCGCTGGTGGCCCGGCAGTGTTTTCTCACTAAGGAGGCGGGCATTTGCGCGTTGCAGGTGACGGTGGGTTTACTATTGGCGAAACGTTGACGTTGTATAGCCCGGGCCTTTTCAACCCGCTCTTTGATCAGAGCCGATGCTTCGCCAGGTTCTGCTTTTTCTAAATCACTAAACTCCACTCTGGTTATCTCAACGTGCATATCAATGCGGTCCAAAAGTGGTCCAGACAATCGGCGCAGGTAACGCTGAATCTGCACCGGACTGCAGGAGCATTCTTTGGATTTATCTCCGTAATAACCGCACGGACAGGGGTTCAGGAACCAACTTAGAAAAACTAAACGTGGTAGAAACATTTGCATATGCTCTACCGGTGTTGGGATCGATTTTGGTGTTAACTGTTATTTCCTTGACTAACGTTCGGACCACCGAGCGTTTATCATCAAATGATGGCTCGCCCTTGATCCTTTCTTTTAAATCCATCAGCATTTCTTCGGCTGTTTCAAATTGTGTAGTGTAATTTTTATCTTGGGTTAGTTTTTGTTCAAGCTCTTTTATATGTTGCTCAAGTGATAGAGTTTCTTTCTCGATTTTATTTAGCTGGTTAGTAACATCACCAATATTAATAACTTTCTTTCTGTAGAGATCGAGGATGCTTTGCTTTTCGGTCTCTTTGTCTTTTATAGATCTGCTTATTAGCTGCATTTCGGTTTCAATTTCTGCTTTGTGAGATTTCTGTTCTTCTATATTATCCTGCAATTCTTTGATAGCATCTCCGGGGTTAAGTATAAAGTTGACGCATGTTTGCCATGTGATTTCTTCAATCCAGTCTTTAGGGATGTTTTTTGACTTACATTTACCATTCAGGGGACCGGCATAAGCATTTTTACCACCGCAAACATAGTAGGCCTTCAATTTACCCCCAGGGCCCTTGTAAGCGGTGCCATGGTATGTTAGTCCACATTCACCACACTTGATTAGTCTGCGAAGTAAATACTGCCGCTTAGAGTTCCGGGTTGCTTCTAACATGTTACCGTGTAGCACTTGCTGAGCTTTATCCCATGCTTCTTCATCGACAATTGCCGGCATTTCACGGGGGATCAGTTCCCTGACTTTGTCCGAACGTTTTCCGTAGTAGTGTATGCCTTTATAAGTAGTGTTTTTCAAAATCCGTTGTACCTTATTTGGCCGCCAGATGCCGGAGGTGTTTACCTTTCTTTTGCCACGCTGCATTTTACGGTCATCTTTTGCGTAGTGGGTAGGGATGCTGAGTGAGTTAAGGTAGTCAGCAACTTTGATGGTTGAGTAGCCTTGCTCAGCAACTAGTTTAAAAATGAGCTTAATCACATCAGCTTCGCTCATGTTTAACCCAGGAAGCGGGTTGTTGTTTACTTCTAGATACCCGTCATCATTAACTAGATATCCATAGGGCACAATGCCGCCAAGCCATTTGCCGGCCTTGGCAGCTCTGTTAGCCCCGTGCCACATGCGACTTAATATATTTTCGCGCTCTAGGTCTGCAACACCGGCCAGAATGGTAAGAAGAAAGCGACCATTAGGATCACCTGTGTCGAATGGCTCGGTCATGCTACGGATTTTAATACCGTGCTGTTCCAAGTCATAAACTGCATTAAGAATTACCCTGGCCGAACGACCCAAGCGGTCAATTTTATAGATTAGGAGTAGGTCAAACTTTTTAGCTTTAGCATCTTCGAGTGCCCTTTTACCTTCTGGGCGCATTTCAAGGGGGAGGGTGCCGGTAATACCGTCATCCTTGAACCACTCTACAATATCTAGTTGATGAAGATCACAGTATTTTTTTGCAAATTCTATTTGGTTTTCTATAGTGCCGCGTTCCTGTTGATCCTCTGAGGACACACGGCAGTAAATAGCTACACGCATATGGGGACACCTGCCTAAGATGAATTACAGAACAAACGTTCTACTTACATGGTATTAGACAACATTTGCCTATATTCCTGCATGGTGATGTTAATTGTAGGAGAGTAATATAAGAGGAGTGCAGTTGGCGGGATTTAAATAGGTTTTAAAGAAGAAACAGGACCAAAGGGATTGCCCATTTCCCTCAGCCCTGTTTCGCGGGTTAACTCTTATTACGGTCCGTTTCTAGAATATGCATTACCACATAAAAGCATCATTATTAAAGACCTCCTTGCTTTAAAAGAGTCATACCCTTTGGCTTGGAGTTATATAATGACATCTAATGCTAATGATATTAAACTTATACTACGCTGACACTGAAATTTCCTGTTAGTTATCAAAATTTACACCAAATAATTCGGGGTTGATTCTCGCTTTTAAGGACCGCAAGCACTCAAGGACTTTGGAGCTGGTTGTATCTCTGTTGCCAGAGACCTACTAATCCACGGGCAAATGGACCCCTGCCAGATTGAAACAACCCGCAAAATTTTGGCTGAATTATAAACCCTATATACTGAAATAGCATATATTATGAATAGAGTGCATATACTAGCTATTATATCTGCGGTGAGCCTATTACTTCATCAGCTGCACCACGAGTAAACTGAATGTTATCATTAGCATCAACGCTTGATAATTTGTCATTAGTATCCTCCGCCAAACTTGCGGCAGAATTTTATCCCGGGGTGGGCAGCCCGGGATTTTTGCTTATAGTAATTTAAACAAATCAATTTAATATTAATGACGTTGTGGTTAATATGTGTATAATAAGCGTAATAGTATCATGTATTATAAGGATTTGGGGGGTATTATAGATGTATGCATACTATCATGAGCATTTTGAGTTATCAAATTTTGACTCGTTTATAAGAGTGACCTGCGTTTGTTCAAAAGATTTTATTTGGAGTGCAGATCCCTCACAAGAGCAATATCATCGGTGTCCCCATTGCTCTGAATTGTGGGTGATTGGTAGAGTTGGTGGTTTTATAACTTTATTAAGGAAAAAGACAGGTGCTAAGATTAAGCTTTGGGTTGGCGAAATTAATAACGCTTATCTGGACGATCCTCCTTTGAACGTACCAAAGTAGTTTCAACTTTAGTTTTGGTCTTAAGTTTATTAGCCCAACGACCCTCTTCTTCTCCAGTTGATAGATCGGTAACTTTTTTATAGCGTACCTTGCTTGGCTGAAACAGAATGTTTCTTATCTGATCCAAATCTTTGGGTGGTGGAGTAATAGGGCCGAATAATAATTTTAGGTACTTTTTCCATAACGTAGGTTTAATCAAAATGTTTTCAAGGGTTTCCAAAATAATTTTGCTATGTTTCCTAAAAGTTAATGCTTCATAATTTGTAGGCTCAGATAAGATATTTGGTAGCAACTCCTGTAACTTTCTGCTTGCCATAATTTGTTTGACTTCATTATCAAATATAGCGGCGCTTTGCTCTTGCGTTTCTGCACCTTTAAGTAAAAGGAATTTCTTAATACAAGAACTGCCGACAAGAAAAACCTTGCCAGTACCGATATTTGATATTACAAAATTCGTTTTTAGTCCAGGTTGATTACATAATTCACATTTATCTGTAAAACGTTCAAATTTATCATAATCTCCCTCTAATATTATCTCGGTTAATTCCCATTCTCTGCGGGCTTCTTCCCATTCGGTTTCCTTGCTATTGGCAATAATTCTTTCTTTGACTAACTTAAAATCTTTTTGCGTTACTTTTTCTTCGTGTCCAACTAAAATATTGTTCCTTCTTTTATTTCTAAGCCCAGCTACGTTTCTTCTTCTACTCATAGACCCTCCTTAAAACTAGTTAATACCACTGCGTACTTAGTAAAAAGCTGTTGCATTTTGTCGTTTGTCTTACATACACCAAAACCACCCAGTGTTTGGGTGGTTTTACGTTGCTGTTATCT includes:
- a CDS encoding DUF1858 domain-containing protein codes for the protein MSKVINLNQPVKEICDAYPEAKEILKGLGFVQITNPMMLKTMGKVMTLTKGSAMMGVDIDKIKKAFEDKGYEVKD
- a CDS encoding ABC transporter ATP-binding protein; protein product: MLLAIETKGLTKTYQGHGGCRDISLAVPRGSVFGLLGPNGAGKSTLVKMLVGLLHPTSGEGKILNQPLNDLSMRQRIGFLPENFSYHDWLTGEDLLRFHGSLYGLSKDQLNRRVPQVLQMVGLTGHGNKRVGSYSKGMQQRVGLGCALVNNPEIIFLDEPTSALDPIGRKAVRDLMETLKQQGKTVFINSHLLSELETVCDQIAIIKAGRLIFQGDWREMLSQGCRAKIIVGNQAPLNQLLESLKSEVTLISQDQITADKQQIILSLTSEQVIPRVVSSLAKNGWQIYEVTPMMDSLEKIFLQYVNNTDGSAEGR
- a CDS encoding sigma-70 family RNA polymerase sigma factor; this encodes MESSFQQIYQQLYAKLVRQAVFMLGERAAAEDVVQEAFLRLHNIGITAVNNPSAWLGRVTNNLCYNYMRGEGNRRRREEKVSSLPNYCDNNLVAPSAEDTVLDKVELQLIRQALQQLQPRDRMVLLMKFSGYKYHDIAAAVDINKTSVGTVLARARERFKQEYQRITNN
- a CDS encoding DUF4367 domain-containing protein, which produces MQCPDRGTWQAYIDDEVSSTEKVTLEQHAEGCPKCQQILTEISDLAMWSEDKLAQYQGLILDDDNTKENQTQITKGRDFWMTKGIKKWVAVAASVAVLAGSLTLTPVQDAVADLLSIFRVQKIETVKINPAELNQMARDIEAKVGQVDLQQFGEVQFLNTNELQTLTLAEAKNTVNFDLKEPKFIPNNFTLDEQVNVMRENTAEFKLNVEPVNAMLKSLGAKTLLPDTLSGQAFTIKTPDGVQMNYQNKDNKFFSFYQSNSPEVRVPDGVNPNELRAALLDLPILPEDLRTQLAAIEDWQHTMVIPEAEASEVVTIDGHQGIFTSSPHGGFSNLMWVDNGVIYQISGELDRDSMIKVAQSIY
- a CDS encoding isochorismatase family cysteine hydrolase codes for the protein MQALVVIDMLKDFIDQDGALCTGPAGENIVGFIQDKIQEFRKQGHPIIFICDHHQPDDKEFDMFPPHCIADTEGGNIIAQLAVEKGDKIIQKRRYSAFFGTELDLYLREKGVQEIFLVGVCTNICVLYTAADARNLAYKVNIYRDGVASFDAAAHQFALKEAEKTLGCHIL
- a CDS encoding M18 family aminopeptidase, producing MKKELKLAEELIEFINQSPTAFHAVDRITKTLANQNFIELVPGDKWELKNGGKYYVTINQSACLAFVVGEGVAENGFKIIGTHTDSPSFRIKPRPEMVDNGYLKLNTEVYGGPILNTWLDRPLALAGRVSLRSKNPLRPAHKLVNINKPVAIIPNLSIHINPKVNEGWHLNKQKDTLPMLQVVTAGFERNHYLLNLLSNQLKVKPNDILDFDLFLYEYERGSVIGLEQEFISASRIDDLSMVHAGLKALCSTTPTSGINVLACFDNEEVGSTTKQGADSPMLAHLLERIILCLNKNKIVLSNKSREDYFRALANSFLISADMAHAVHPNSPERHDPTNKPLINQGPVIKVNANQKYTSDSDSVAVFERLCTDNNIPVQKFVNRSDVRGGSTIGPISASQVNIRAVDIGNPMLAMHSIRELAGVKDHSYIISAFEAFYKL
- a CDS encoding ABC transporter permease subunit produces the protein MSTTPMAQQKEGSAVLNIARLTFMEAGKKKIFFVTIILTLAFLLLYGLGLHFTDKEMAEINAVLGAQLAVQQIVGNQLLGLGLYLSSFMLSLLALMVSVGSIASEVESGLLHAIVSKPIRRRDIVLGKFLGYGLMLTAYSLVLFIMLLLLNWIFNDIALTLLTPANFFYGVFIFVLQPLVLLGLALVFSTSFRTMAAGIITFAFYGLSIVGGFMEQIGALINKTALINTGIVTSLVMPSDALFRKLISVLTNSEANPLSSLTGPMGVGIPPSNAMIVYACLYLVACVGLAVSKFAKKDL
- the trpB gene encoding tryptophan synthase subunit beta, whose protein sequence is MINNGGYFGEFGGRFVPDQLVAPLAELEEHFYKYIQNQEFLNELNYYFKQYVGRCSPLYLAARLTEQVGGGKIYLKREDLNHTGAHKINNALGQILLAKKMGKKRIIAETGAGQHGVATATACALFGLECVIYMGEVDIKRQELNVFRMELLGAQVQPVTSGTGTLKDAVDEALNDYMLNYKDTFYLLGSAVGPHPYPTMVREFQSVIGREAREQILEMEGRLPDYLIACVGGGSNAIGLFHPFYQDSSVKMIGVEPAGKGLDTDDHAASINKGTVGIIHGFKCYTLQDENNEPLPVYSVAAGLDYPGVGPEHSYYSASGRAKYEAITDQEALAAFMQLSKTEGIIPAIESAHAVAYAIKLAKALTPDQIIIVNLSGRGDKDVNQVKDMIHRGEFV